One Paenibacillus riograndensis SBR5 DNA segment encodes these proteins:
- a CDS encoding FAD-dependent oxidoreductase, with the protein MTDKMGLITLETDILVAGGGVSGVSAALAAVRNGARVVLCQDRPVLGGNASSEIRMHIVGAANSKRGKALETEAREGGILEEILLENAVRNPQRSASMFDLILYEKCRAEPNLTLLLNTTVIDVEVDKGRIVSALAVRESTEHRFRISAKVYMDCTGDGRLGKEAGALYKIGREAASEYGETLANEDADLYRQGSSLLFTTRDMGRPMTFTPPSWTRKFSEEDLKFRNHSTWEYGYWWVEFGGMMDTIADNEAIRDELLAIMLGVWDHIKNSGNHPESENWALDWFGFVPGKRESRRFIGKYLLTQTDIEQATHFDDVIAYGGWPMDTHPPQGIDATELNPAHQPFSRYVYGIPLKALISANVENLMFAGRNISATHIAFSSTRVMGTCAAMGQGAGTAAALAVQSGLTLDDALHDIEFIQQVQHKLLKQDAYLPGITPARDNLASSAIVRASSEQQEGKAAYITDGYTRAMHGVGGARPELAVPGTHRWMSQTGDPAPWIELEWITPVSIGKIEIVFDTGMHRRLTLTHSDEVLKMMEWGPQPETVKDFRVTAFFANPEIPAHQVVSIQDNYQRQIACQVNLEHIVKLRVDIANTNGLDHARIFEIRCYE; encoded by the coding sequence ATGACGGATAAAATGGGCCTGATAACATTGGAAACGGATATTTTGGTGGCCGGGGGAGGCGTTTCCGGGGTGTCGGCGGCGCTCGCGGCAGTCCGGAATGGAGCTAGGGTTGTGCTATGCCAGGATCGTCCTGTACTTGGGGGCAACGCTTCTTCAGAAATTCGGATGCACATTGTAGGTGCGGCCAACTCCAAACGAGGAAAAGCTCTGGAAACGGAGGCGCGGGAAGGCGGCATTCTGGAAGAGATCCTGCTGGAAAATGCCGTTCGAAATCCCCAGCGAAGCGCCTCCATGTTTGACTTGATCCTATACGAGAAGTGCAGAGCTGAGCCGAATTTGACGCTGCTGCTGAATACCACGGTCATTGACGTGGAAGTGGATAAGGGACGGATCGTTTCCGCTCTGGCGGTTCGAGAGAGCACGGAGCATCGGTTTCGCATTTCTGCAAAAGTGTACATGGATTGCACCGGGGACGGGCGGCTTGGTAAGGAAGCGGGCGCGCTATATAAGATCGGGCGCGAGGCAGCAAGCGAGTATGGTGAGACGCTCGCGAATGAGGACGCGGATTTGTATCGGCAAGGGTCGTCGCTCTTGTTCACCACCCGGGATATGGGCCGGCCCATGACCTTTACACCGCCCTCTTGGACGCGCAAATTCTCGGAGGAAGACCTGAAATTCCGTAACCATTCCACGTGGGAATATGGCTACTGGTGGGTGGAGTTCGGCGGGATGATGGACACGATAGCTGATAATGAGGCCATTCGAGATGAACTTCTGGCGATTATGCTGGGTGTCTGGGATCATATCAAGAATAGCGGCAATCATCCTGAGTCGGAGAATTGGGCTTTGGACTGGTTCGGATTTGTTCCGGGAAAAAGAGAGTCGCGCCGCTTTATCGGAAAATACCTGCTGACCCAGACGGATATTGAGCAAGCGACACACTTCGATGACGTGATTGCCTACGGAGGGTGGCCAATGGATACGCATCCGCCTCAGGGTATTGATGCCACCGAGCTGAACCCAGCCCATCAGCCGTTTAGCCGGTATGTGTACGGCATTCCGCTCAAGGCGCTGATCAGCGCTAATGTGGAAAACTTAATGTTCGCAGGACGTAACATATCGGCAACACATATCGCCTTCTCCAGCACGCGGGTAATGGGAACCTGCGCCGCCATGGGACAAGGCGCAGGAACGGCAGCCGCGTTGGCCGTTCAATCCGGATTAACGCTGGATGACGCCCTCCATGATATAGAGTTCATCCAGCAGGTTCAGCACAAGCTGTTGAAACAGGACGCCTATTTACCAGGCATCACGCCGGCTAGAGATAATTTGGCATCAAGCGCGATTGTCCGCGCCTCTTCGGAACAGCAGGAAGGCAAGGCCGCCTACATCACCGATGGTTATACCCGGGCGATGCATGGAGTGGGCGGCGCCAGACCAGAGCTGGCCGTACCCGGAACGCACCGCTGGATGTCCCAGACGGGCGACCCTGCGCCATGGATTGAGCTAGAGTGGATAACGCCGGTGTCCATTGGCAAGATCGAGATCGTATTTGATACGGGAATGCACCGCAGACTGACTCTGACCCATTCGGACGAAGTATTGAAAATGATGGAGTGGGGTCCCCAGCCGGAGACGGTTAAGGATTTTCGGGTGACGGCGTTTTTCGCCAATCCAGAGATTCCAGCCCATCAAGTAGTATCAATTCAGGATAACTACCAGCGGCAAATCGCTTGCCAGGTGAACCTGGAGCATATCGTGAAGCTGCGCGTGGATATCGCCAACACCAACGGACTGGACCATGCCCGCATATTTGAGATCCGCTGTTACGAATAA
- a CDS encoding ABC transporter substrate-binding protein: MKKIGAIILSAVLTAVLASGCGNNNTENSGNSASGGNTTGDTIKIGADLELTGGQASFGDSASKGAKLAVQQINDAGGILGKKLELVVADNASKSEEATQVAQKLITTDKVVTIIGASTSTNTLGIVPVATEKEIPLVSVGATNPKVTVDERTSKVNDWVFRAAFIDPFQGQVMANFAVDSLKAKTAVIYTDTSSDYSKGLQKFFEETFKSKGGEVLSQESYQQKDSDFKAVLTRIKAANPDVIYLPGYYEEVGKILKQAREMGITAPFLGGDGWDSPQLAEIAGADALNDTYMSNHYSPEDTATEVTSFVDAYKAANGGAVPDGMAALGYDALKLVADAITRAGAADPAKIKDALAATKDLQLATGKITLNETHDPVKAAVVLKFVDGKQTFETKVNP; this comes from the coding sequence GGGCTGCGGCAACAACAACACAGAGAACAGCGGCAACTCTGCAAGCGGCGGGAACACTACCGGGGACACAATCAAAATCGGTGCTGACCTTGAGCTCACAGGCGGCCAGGCTTCTTTCGGCGACTCCGCATCAAAGGGCGCGAAGCTGGCTGTCCAGCAGATTAACGACGCAGGCGGTATTCTTGGCAAGAAGCTCGAACTGGTTGTAGCCGATAATGCCTCGAAATCTGAGGAAGCTACACAGGTAGCGCAAAAATTGATCACAACGGATAAGGTCGTTACCATTATTGGCGCTTCCACATCAACCAACACCCTGGGCATCGTTCCAGTAGCAACCGAAAAAGAAATCCCGCTCGTCTCAGTAGGTGCCACCAACCCTAAGGTTACTGTTGACGAACGCACGAGCAAAGTGAACGACTGGGTATTCCGCGCTGCCTTCATTGATCCATTCCAGGGCCAGGTCATGGCTAACTTTGCCGTTGATTCCCTGAAAGCCAAAACGGCGGTCATCTACACAGATACGTCGAGTGACTATTCGAAGGGATTGCAGAAGTTTTTCGAAGAAACTTTCAAATCCAAAGGCGGAGAAGTGCTGAGCCAAGAGTCCTACCAGCAGAAGGATTCCGACTTCAAAGCCGTACTGACCCGTATCAAAGCCGCCAACCCGGATGTGATTTACCTCCCAGGCTACTATGAAGAAGTAGGTAAAATCCTGAAACAGGCACGTGAAATGGGCATCACTGCCCCCTTCCTGGGCGGAGACGGCTGGGATTCGCCGCAGCTGGCTGAAATCGCCGGTGCAGATGCCCTGAACGACACGTACATGTCCAATCACTACTCGCCCGAAGATACAGCTACTGAAGTTACCAGCTTCGTAGATGCCTACAAAGCAGCTAACGGCGGGGCAGTACCTGACGGTATGGCCGCACTGGGTTATGATGCACTCAAGCTGGTTGCCGATGCAATCACTCGTGCCGGAGCCGCAGACCCTGCTAAGATCAAAGACGCTTTGGCAGCAACCAAAGACCTGCAGCTGGCTACCGGTAAAATTACGCTGAACGAGACACATGACCCGGTAAAAGCGGCTGTTGTGCTGAAGTTCGTTGACGGCAAGCAGACGTTCGAAACGAAGGTTAATCCTTAA
- a CDS encoding FAD-dependent oxidoreductase, with the protein MSAWGIVVDGRCVNEGNVEVDAASPYPISYHSIIPKGEECTNLLVPVCLSSSHIAFGSIRMESVFMVLGQSAAVAASISMSDQVTVQEVEYKKLKERLLQVNQILHPRL; encoded by the coding sequence ATGTCAGCGTGGGGGATCGTTGTGGATGGGCGGTGTGTGAATGAAGGAAACGTGGAGGTTGATGCAGCCTCGCCGTATCCGATTTCATACCATTCTATCATTCCAAAAGGTGAGGAGTGCACAAACCTGTTAGTTCCAGTATGTCTTTCTTCCTCCCATATTGCATTCGGTTCGATCCGAATGGAATCTGTCTTTATGGTCCTCGGACAATCTGCGGCTGTTGCAGCGTCCATATCCATGTCAGACCAAGTGACTGTGCAAGAGGTAGAGTACAAAAAGCTGAAGGAACGTTTGCTGCAAGTGAATCAGATTCTTCATCCCAGACTCTGA
- a CDS encoding carbohydrate ABC transporter permease — MSSEPLIVEKTVPKRTYWTRKKREQWAGWIFIAPEVFGLILLSVFPLLFSLFLSFTEWNLVGGLSAIHFIGLDNFVNLFKDNHFILALKNNVLFTVGTVPLTMLLGIVLSALIHKKLYGKAFFKVAFFIPYICSTVAIAAVWQALYHPSKGPLNQMLMEMGISSPPHWLVDTSYSLIAIMIIYIWQVLGYQMIIFLAGMTNIPEELYEAATIDGATGIQQFRRITVPLLGPTTFFLAITSTISSFKVFDMIKFLTNGGPNYSSTVIVYQIYEEGFERFKMGYASAMSWVLFLIIMLVTSITWITQSRKVHY; from the coding sequence GTGAGCAGTGAACCACTCATTGTAGAGAAGACGGTTCCGAAGAGAACGTACTGGACGCGCAAAAAGAGGGAGCAGTGGGCTGGATGGATTTTTATCGCGCCTGAGGTTTTCGGCTTGATTCTCCTCTCCGTGTTCCCATTGCTGTTCAGCCTCTTCCTGAGCTTTACCGAATGGAATCTGGTGGGCGGGCTGTCGGCAATCCATTTCATCGGGCTGGACAACTTCGTTAATCTATTTAAGGATAATCACTTTATCCTGGCACTGAAGAACAATGTGTTGTTTACAGTCGGCACGGTGCCGCTGACCATGCTGCTCGGCATCGTCCTGTCGGCGCTGATCCATAAGAAGCTGTACGGCAAGGCGTTTTTTAAAGTGGCGTTCTTTATCCCTTATATCTGTTCGACGGTAGCGATTGCAGCTGTGTGGCAGGCGTTGTATCATCCCTCCAAAGGCCCGCTGAACCAGATGCTGATGGAAATGGGGATCTCCAGCCCGCCTCATTGGCTGGTTGACACGAGCTACTCGCTGATTGCAATTATGATTATTTATATCTGGCAGGTTCTAGGATACCAGATGATTATTTTCCTGGCGGGAATGACGAATATCCCGGAAGAGCTGTATGAAGCGGCGACGATCGACGGGGCTACGGGCATCCAGCAGTTCCGGCGCATTACCGTGCCGCTGCTAGGTCCGACTACCTTTTTCCTGGCGATTACGAGCACGATTTCATCCTTCAAAGTGTTTGACATGATCAAGTTCCTGACGAATGGCGGCCCAAACTATTCAAGCACGGTTATTGTGTATCAGATCTATGAGGAAGGGTTCGAGCGCTTTAAGATGGGGTACGCCTCGGCCATGTCGTGGGTGCTCTTCCTGATTATCATGCTCGTAACGTCGATTACCTGGATTACGCAAAGCCGGAAAGTCCACTATTAG
- a CDS encoding FAD-dependent oxidoreductase, protein MDRYTLKSKEIPLNSSFDVIVVGGGPAGCTAAAAAAREGASTLLIEATGSLGGMGTSGLVPAWCPFSDKQKMIYRGLAAKVFDTLKGQMPHVHADALDWVPIEPEKLKRVYDDLVTEAGASVLFLTTLADVERDEDGNVTAIVVLNKGGLQAFRAKVYVDCTGDGDVAAWAGAEYQKGDAVTGELQPATHCFILGNVDDYAYLNGQNLHAENPLSPIHEAYQSGAYPGIPDTHLCNNLVAPRSVGFNAGHLWGVDNTDTFTVSNAMIEGRRMAAAYRDMLAAVQPSAFGNAFVMSTGTLIGTRESRRIIGDYILTAEDYIGRKSFEDEICRNSYFLDIHGNQEEQQNGTGSSLSITLYGPGESHGIPYRCLTPRGLRNVLVAGRSISCDRRVLGSVRVMPVCLAMGEAAGLAAALASGQAENDVHAVDVALLRKRLKEEGAYLPDIEAEAVEVETSEQ, encoded by the coding sequence ATGGATAGATATACGTTGAAAAGCAAGGAAATCCCGCTCAATTCTTCTTTTGATGTCATCGTAGTCGGAGGAGGCCCGGCGGGCTGTACTGCGGCGGCTGCGGCGGCCCGGGAAGGCGCGAGCACGCTATTGATTGAAGCGACCGGAAGTCTTGGCGGAATGGGAACCTCGGGTTTGGTTCCGGCCTGGTGCCCGTTCTCCGATAAGCAAAAGATGATCTACCGTGGTCTTGCCGCCAAGGTATTCGATACCCTGAAGGGGCAAATGCCGCATGTGCATGCAGATGCGCTGGACTGGGTTCCGATCGAGCCGGAGAAGCTGAAACGGGTCTATGACGATCTGGTGACAGAAGCCGGCGCCAGTGTGTTGTTTCTGACAACGCTTGCCGATGTGGAAAGAGATGAGGACGGCAATGTGACAGCAATCGTGGTGCTGAACAAGGGTGGACTGCAGGCGTTTCGCGCGAAGGTCTATGTCGACTGCACTGGAGATGGTGATGTTGCCGCATGGGCGGGGGCGGAGTACCAGAAAGGGGACGCGGTAACCGGAGAACTGCAGCCGGCTACACATTGCTTCATTCTTGGCAACGTGGATGATTACGCCTATTTGAACGGGCAAAATCTGCACGCAGAGAATCCCCTGAGCCCGATTCATGAGGCCTACCAGTCAGGAGCCTATCCTGGCATTCCGGACACGCACCTGTGCAATAACCTGGTTGCACCTCGCTCTGTGGGCTTCAATGCCGGCCATCTGTGGGGCGTCGATAACACGGATACGTTTACTGTTTCGAATGCGATGATCGAGGGCCGCAGGATGGCGGCAGCATACCGCGATATGCTAGCGGCTGTTCAGCCTTCCGCGTTCGGAAACGCCTTCGTGATGAGCACAGGCACGCTGATAGGCACCCGCGAATCGCGGCGGATCATCGGCGACTATATACTGACAGCGGAGGATTATATCGGACGAAAAAGCTTCGAGGACGAGATTTGCCGCAACAGCTATTTCCTGGATATTCACGGTAATCAGGAGGAACAGCAGAACGGTACAGGCTCCAGTCTTTCGATCACGTTGTATGGCCCGGGTGAATCGCATGGCATTCCGTACCGCTGCCTTACGCCGCGGGGGTTGCGCAATGTATTGGTAGCCGGACGCAGTATTTCATGCGACCGCCGGGTGCTGGGAAGTGTTCGGGTAATGCCAGTATGTCTGGCGATGGGGGAAGCGGCCGGACTGGCGGCGGCGCTGGCCTCAGGCCAGGCGGAGAATGATGTTCACGCCGTAGACGTTGCCTTGTTACGCAAACGGCTGAAGGAAGAAGGAGCCTACTTGCCGGATATCGAAGCGGAAGCCGTGGAGGTGGAAACGAGTGAGCAGTGA
- a CDS encoding FAD-dependent oxidoreductase, producing MPNCFAMGEAAGTAAAILAGKGSCQTRSIDVTTLQSRLVRQGAWLGDDINERYREEG from the coding sequence ATGCCGAATTGCTTCGCGATGGGTGAAGCCGCAGGTACGGCTGCAGCAATCCTGGCTGGGAAAGGTTCGTGCCAAACACGCAGTATCGATGTAACTACCCTGCAGAGCAGGCTTGTCCGTCAGGGCGCATGGTTAGGAGATGATATTAATGAGCGGTACCGGGAGGAAGGATAA
- a CDS encoding ABC transporter substrate-binding protein, giving the protein MKKTSLLLICMLMMLTVTACGSNSGNNNASATNAPTNAEQKEQSAGKEKIKFYTFKANKPDEPIYQAVQAYNESQEKVEVEYVSLVQNSDSTDFMKKLDILISGGEVVDVFATGNEEELLERASRGVVEPLNSFFDKEGIKPEDEYNKVIKLDDKIYGLMPSSTQWLTVFNRDHLEKAGLKLPEMGWTWDDFRNYAKKLTMDGHYGTYFHTWGEYANIIAYTERPNPQLDANLNPIFDDPSFKYFFELRRAMEKEDKSVEPYADVLASNYHVLQQFFAGNASMLVVPSYVVRAGLNLEKFPHEFQMVYAPVPRSVDSTEVGMTNISGGGMAIGAKSEHKQAAYDFVRWMTKESSKYTHEIPAYKGVDGTALINEFFKENKNLIDTESLSETLFDSRNKVPNTFSVPYGSELKTIVENSLASYMLDNRSFDEVKTEMTDEVKKVVEANK; this is encoded by the coding sequence TTGAAGAAAACATCATTATTGCTGATCTGTATGTTAATGATGCTCACTGTTACCGCTTGCGGAAGCAATAGCGGCAACAACAATGCATCTGCGACGAACGCGCCGACAAATGCTGAGCAGAAAGAGCAGTCCGCAGGCAAGGAGAAGATCAAATTCTACACATTTAAGGCGAACAAGCCGGATGAGCCAATCTATCAGGCCGTTCAAGCGTACAATGAGTCGCAGGAGAAGGTGGAAGTGGAATATGTCTCACTTGTGCAGAACAGCGATAGCACGGATTTCATGAAGAAGCTGGACATTCTGATCAGTGGCGGCGAAGTGGTCGATGTGTTCGCAACCGGCAATGAAGAAGAACTGCTTGAACGTGCTTCGCGCGGAGTTGTGGAACCGCTTAACTCATTCTTCGATAAGGAAGGCATAAAGCCTGAAGATGAATATAATAAAGTTATCAAACTGGACGACAAAATCTACGGACTTATGCCCAGTTCGACCCAATGGCTCACCGTATTCAACCGCGATCATTTGGAAAAGGCAGGCTTGAAGCTCCCTGAGATGGGCTGGACATGGGATGACTTCCGTAATTATGCCAAGAAGCTGACGATGGACGGACACTACGGAACCTACTTCCACACTTGGGGAGAATACGCTAACATCATCGCTTATACCGAACGTCCGAATCCGCAACTGGATGCCAATCTGAACCCGATCTTCGATGATCCTTCCTTTAAGTATTTCTTCGAACTCCGCCGGGCAATGGAGAAGGAGGACAAGAGTGTTGAACCGTATGCGGACGTGCTCGCTTCCAACTACCATGTACTGCAGCAGTTCTTTGCCGGAAACGCAAGCATGCTGGTTGTGCCAAGCTATGTAGTAAGAGCAGGCTTGAACCTGGAAAAATTTCCTCATGAATTCCAGATGGTGTACGCACCGGTACCGCGTTCGGTCGATTCGACAGAAGTTGGCATGACCAATATTTCAGGCGGTGGCATGGCGATCGGCGCCAAATCAGAGCATAAGCAAGCAGCGTACGACTTTGTAAGATGGATGACGAAAGAGTCTTCAAAGTATACGCACGAAATCCCTGCTTACAAAGGTGTCGACGGTACTGCACTGATCAATGAATTTTTTAAAGAAAATAAGAACCTGATCGATACTGAATCCTTGTCCGAAACATTGTTCGACTCACGCAACAAAGTTCCGAATACCTTCAGCGTGCCTTATGGCTCTGAATTGAAAACGATCGTCGAAAATAGCTTAGCCAGCTATATGCTTGATAACCGAAGTTTTGATGAAGTGAAGACCGAGATGACAGACGAAGTGAAAAAAGTCGTCGAAGCTAACAAATAG
- a CDS encoding carbohydrate ABC transporter permease gives MSLKRIKTSNLILTILFALLSVFFLLPLIWMLSAAAKTERDVWTFPIQWIPKEWNLVSNFKEVWMGDVSFGLFYMNSIKLAVISTLATVIISSMAGYALSKLEFKGRGIVFSLMLAFMMIPEQATLVPRYIMIKDFGLYDSHAALILMGMFSSYFAFLLKQFMAGIHNDLLEAAELDGAGFFRIYRSVMLPLCQPILVTVGIIKFIWTWNDYQGPLIMLNSTKLYTIPLGMQFFQEEFGTRISVMMMASVAAIIPLLVLFLALQKQVIEGIAIGGVKG, from the coding sequence ATGTCACTCAAAAGAATAAAGACAAGCAACCTGATCCTGACCATTCTCTTCGCCTTACTGTCCGTCTTTTTCCTGCTGCCCCTGATCTGGATGCTGTCCGCCGCTGCAAAAACGGAACGGGATGTCTGGACGTTTCCAATCCAATGGATTCCAAAGGAGTGGAATCTGGTCAGCAATTTTAAAGAGGTGTGGATGGGCGACGTTTCTTTCGGCTTGTTCTATATGAACTCGATCAAGCTCGCGGTGATCTCTACGCTGGCCACAGTGATCATCTCGTCGATGGCTGGTTATGCCCTATCCAAGCTGGAATTCAAGGGCCGGGGAATCGTGTTCAGCCTGATGTTGGCGTTCATGATGATTCCGGAGCAGGCAACACTCGTCCCGCGCTATATTATGATCAAAGATTTCGGGCTGTACGACTCACACGCCGCACTGATTCTTATGGGGATGTTCTCGAGTTATTTTGCCTTCCTGCTGAAGCAGTTTATGGCAGGGATCCATAATGATCTGCTGGAAGCGGCAGAACTGGACGGCGCCGGATTCTTTCGCATTTACCGGAGCGTGATGCTTCCGCTATGCCAGCCGATTCTGGTGACGGTAGGGATTATCAAGTTCATCTGGACCTGGAACGATTACCAGGGTCCGCTGATCATGCTGAACTCGACGAAGCTGTATACGATTCCGCTTGGCATGCAGTTCTTTCAGGAGGAGTTCGGCACGCGCATTTCGGTTATGATGATGGCTTCCGTTGCAGCAATTATTCCGTTGCTCGTGCTGTTCCTGGCGTTGCAGAAGCAAGTCATTGAGGGGATCGCTATCGGCGGAGTCAAGGGGTAA